Within the Schistocerca piceifrons isolate TAMUIC-IGC-003096 unplaced genomic scaffold, iqSchPice1.1 HiC_scaffold_1484, whole genome shotgun sequence genome, the region ctcctcttgtacttaagtcggtattgtgccttttgtattaaattcggatgcaatttctgtgtttcatcgtcaataagaaggtgcaaggtatacagtaaacctgaagtgaagcatcggaatctaaaactggactcacatcagaggttcaaatcatagaaagtgagagtgtcagtcctcttctacttaagtcggcattgtgccatttgtattaaattcggatacaatttctgtgtttcatcgtcaataagaaggtccaagggatacagttaacctgaagtgaagcatcggaacctaaaactggactcacaggagaggtgcatatcatagaaagttagaatgtcagtccacttgtccttaagtcggcattgtgcattttgttctaaattcggatgcaatttctgtgtttcatcgtcaataagaaggtccaagggatacagtatacctgaagtgaagcatcggaatctaaaactggactcacaggaaagattccaatcatacattgttagtgtgtcagtcctcttgtacgtaagtcagtattgtgcctcttgtattaagttccgatgcaatttctgtgtttcaccgtcaataagaaggtgcaaggtacacagtaaacctgaagtgaagcttcggaatctaaaagtggacttacaggagaggttcaaatcatagaagctgagagtgtcattcctcttgtacttaagtcggcattgtgccatttgtattaaatttggatgcaatttctgtgtttcatcgtcaataagaaggtccaagggatacagtaaatctgaagtgaaacatcggaatctaaatctggactcacagtagaggttcaaatcatagaaagttaaagtgtcactcctcttgtacttaagtcggtattgtgccttttgtattgaattcggatgcaatttctgtgtttcatcgtcaataacaaggtccaagggatatagtaaacctgaagtgaagcatcggaaactaaaactggactcacaggagaagttcaaatcatagaaagttagagtgtcagtcctcttgtacttaagtcggcattttgccttttgttttaaattcggatgcaatttctgagtttcaccgtcaataagaaagtccaagggatacagtaaacctgaagtgaagcatcagaatctaaaactggactcacaggacaggttcaaatcatagagagtttgagtgtcactcctcttgtacttaagtcggtattgtgcgttttgtattaaattcggatgcaatatctgtgtttcatcgttagtaagaaggtgcaatgtatacagtagacctgaagtgaagcatcggaatctaaaactggactcacaggagacgttcaaatcatagaaagttagagtgtcattcctcttgtacttaaatcgcattttgccttttgaatttaattccgatgcaatttctttgtttcatcgtcaataagaaggtgcaaggtatacagtaaacctgaagtgaagcatcggaatctaaaactggactcacaggagaggttcgaaacatggaaagtgagagtgtcagtcctcttttacttaagtcggcattgtgctttttgaatttaattccgatgcaatttctgtgtttcatcgtcaataagaaggtccaagggatacagtaaacctgaagtggagcatcggaatctaaaactggactcacaggaggggttcaaatcatagaaagtgagagtgtcagtcctcttttacttaagtcggcattgtgctttttgactttaattccgatgcaatttctgtgtttcatcgtcaataagaaggcccaagggatacagtaaaccttaagggaagcgtcggattctaaaactggactcacaggagaggttcaaatcatagaaagtgagagtgttagtcctcttgtatataaatcggtattgtgccatttgtattaaattcggttgcaatttctgtgtttcatcgtcaataagaaggtcaagggatacagtaaacctgaagtgatgcatcggaatctaaatctggactcacaggagagattgaaatcatagaaagttactcctcttgtacttaagtcggtattgtgccttttgtattaaattcggatgcaatatctgtgtttcatcgtcaataagaaggtccaagggatacagtaaaccttaagggaagcgtcggaatctaaaactggactcacaggaggggttcaaatcatagaaagtgagagtgtcagtcctcttttacttaagtcggcactgtgctttttgaatttaattccgatgcaatttctgtgtttcatcgtcaataagaaggtccaagggatacagtaaacctgaagtgaagcatcggaatctaaaactggactcacatcagaggttcaaatcatagaaagtgagagtgtcagtcctcttctacttaagtcggcattgtgccatttgtattaaattcggatacaatttctgtgtttcatcgtcaataagaaggtccaagggatacagttaacctgaagtgaagcatcgaaatgtaaaactggactcacaggagaggttcatatcatagaaagttagagtgtccttccacatgtccttaattcggcattgtgcattttgttctaaattcggatgcaatttctgtgtttcatcgtcaataagaaggtccaagggatacagtaaatctgaagtgaaacatcggaatctaaatctggactcacagtagaggttcaaatcatagaaagttaaagtgtcactcctcttgtatttgagtcggtattctgccttttgtattgaattcggatgcaatttctttgtttcatcgtcaataacaaggtccaagggatatagtaaacctgaagtgaagcatcggaatctaaaactggaccgcacaggagaagttcaaggggggacgtacatgaaaatgaccaaatttgtgaaaaaaattttattggctcttcatttactacatggtatTGAAATTTTCTTACCAAATATTACGTTCCAATTCCGCTTCTaagggggaaaaaaataataatttgtaatagcttgcaCAGGGCGACGCCCCCCCATCTTGGTCTTCATCCTCTCGTATATCTATTTatactgcgtttttttccagttttgtgcaGTCACAATGCAGGGAACGTTTGTGTACTACATCAAGAAGGCTGTGGAATAATATCTCTGCCGCTGGTTTTATATTCTTTGATTTATAGCGTTTGTTTACGAGTGTTTGTTTGGAATACATTTTTACGAAAGTTGTAAGTAGACTTGTTATTATATTTTGCAGCATGCCGCGTTCTAGTAAGGTGTTTAAAAAGGTTAGAAAGTGTCAAGCTTCTCGATGTAGTAAAGACAACTTGAAAACCAGCCCCATAATAACAAAATGGAAACGATACTTCAACCAAGAAAGCGAGTGCTTCGAGAAGGAAAATTGACAGCTGTCAATCACTTGATGATTGTGGCTCAGACACTCAAGCTACTAGTGGTTTTAGGCTTATTGATTTGAAAATACTATCTGATATTATATCATCTGCTTGTGTATGTGCTGACTGTGGTGCAAAAAGTTTGAGATTATATGACGAAGAAAACAGAATTGGAATAGTGTGTATGTTGGCATCTTACTTGTGAAAGCTGTCATTCAGGACACTGCTTTTAGAACTTCGGCATCAAGTAAACCGGATATATGAAGCAAATATGCGTTTAATATATGGCATGAGATGTTTGGGCATAGGCAGGGAAGGTACCGAGACTGTTTTGTGGGATCATGAACATGCCACAACCAAGTGCTAGGTACACCACTGGAAATAAAACACTGCTAAGTGCTCTTCAAGAGGAAGTGGAAGAAAACTTGAAGTCCTCTGCAAAGGAAGCTgtgaagatgaaatagtgaacTAAAGACAGAAGCAGATAACACGCCAGACACCGATTTGTGTGTGTTCATGTGATGGAACGTGGATGAAGCGTGGACATACATCACTGTATGGAGTATCATCTGTCATTAGTGTTGATACTGGAAAAATTCTTGACGTTCAGGTAATGAGCAAATATTGCTATAGCTGTGTACTTCGGAAAGAGAGCtggtgaagtggaagaaaataagtggcAGGGTTGAACACAAGAAAGTGTGCTGTAGAAATTATTCTGGTTCTAGTGGTGGAATGGAACCTGCAGCTATGAAACTTATGTTCCATCGAAGTGTGGAAAAGTACGGTGTTAGATACacaaaataccttggtgatggtgactcCAGCTCCTTCAAAACTGTTTTGGAAAGGTGAACCTTATGGTCCCCATTGTgctatagaaaagttggaatgtgttggacatGTGCAAAAACGAATGGGAGGCAGACTTTTAAATTGAAACGTGAATTGAAGGGCAGgaaacttgaggatggaaaactttTAGGTGGTCCCAACAGActcacagacaaagaaattcaTTCTTTACAAGTGTACTATGGCAAGGCAATAAGGGACAACAGTGGAAATTTGAATAACATGCAGAAGGCTGTGTGGTCTATTTATTTCATAAACTATCCACAGATGACAAACCTGTACataatttgtgtgacatatcgtggTGCAAATTCAAGCAGGCTGAGCGTGATGGCATGAActattcacacaagcacagtttACCTGTGGCTGTTTTAAGTGCTATAAAACCAACATTTAGGTGTTTAGCAGAGCCAGACCTCCTACGAAAGTGTgtgcatggaaagacacaaaaccctaatgaaagttacaactcACTGATTTGGAAACGTTGCCcaaaaacaacatttgtttcaacaattattgttgaaattgctgcatatgatgcttgtttagtttttaacaaTGGTAATCTTGGAAGAATAAAAACTCTACAGAGGCTAGGATTTCATCCAGGAGCTTTCACCTATTCAATATTGAAGGACATCGATGACAAAAGAGTTGCTGCGGCTGATATTACAGCCAATAAAATTGAACAGCAGGTTAACCAAAGAAGACAAGCAAAGAAGAGACTGCTTGCAGATGAAGAGGAGTATGCATATGGCTTGCACTAGTTCACACAGAGACGGTAAGACCTAATACAAACACTATCAAATCATTGATTCAGTTTTcccgtaacttacatttttataactttatgtacctttttctcaaaaCCACGAAAAGGTAGAGAAGTGAAATTTGGTATATGACTAGTCAGTACTATagtgaaaaattctgtggaaggaattttcatttaataaaatagtaaggtatttatggtagaaaatattccttaaatttgatatattatttttcagggaaattgggagacccgtaaaaactgaacaaaagaagatataaaaattctgctccacagagttttgtaattatttggtatgaaagtgtgtacaaaaattcattaacattgctctcacagttttctcaaaaaaggaacatttgtaattacattgttgaaaaaaaattaattgttaataattaaagatgtaaaaggtcaataaaaatgaaaatttaggtTCATATGCGCATAACATttcttaataactgtaccaaatttggattgattatcttaaaaaattagagttttataaaatacttttaaaattactgcagtttcgtgtaCGTCCCccctcaaatcacagaaagttagagtgacactcctcttgtacttaagtcggtattgtgcgttttgtattaaattcggatgcaatatctgtgtttcatcgtcaataagaaggtgcaatgtatacagtaaacctgaagtgaagcatcggattctaaaactggactcacaggagacgttcaaatcatagaaagttagagtgtcattcctcttgtacttaagtcgcattgtgccttttgaatttaattccgatgcaatttctttgtttcatcgtcaataagaaagtgcaaggtatacagtaaacctgaagtgaagcatcggaatctaaaactggactcacaggagaggttcgaaacatggaaagtgagagtgtcagtcctcttttacttaagtcggcattgtgcttttcgaattaaattccgatgcaatttctgtgtttcatcgtcaataagaaggtccaaggggatacagtaaaccttaagggaagcgtcggaatctaaaactagactcacaggagagtttcaaatcatagaaagtgagagtgttagtcctcttgtatataagtcggtattgtgccatttgtattaaattcggttgcaatttctgtgtttcatcgtcaataagaaggtccaagggatacagtaaacattaagggaagcgtcggaatctaaaactggactcacaggaggggttcaaatcatagaaagtgagagtgtcagtcctcttttacttaagtcggcactgtactttttgaatttaattccgatgcaatatctgtgtttcatcgtcataagaaggtccaagggatacagtaaaccttaagggaagcgtcggaatctaaaactggactcacattagaggttcaaatcatagaaagtgagagtgttagtcctcttgtacttaagtcggcattgtgccatttgtattaaattcggttgcaatttctgtgtttcatcgtcaataagaatgtccaagggatacagtaaacctgaagtgatgcatcggaatctaaaactggactcacaggagagatttgaaattatagaaagttagagtgttagtcctcttttacttaagtcggcattgtgccttttgtattaaattcggatgaattttctgtgtttaatcgtcaataagaaggtccaattgatacagtaaacctgaagtgaagcatcggaatctaaaacctggactcacaggagaggttcaaatcatagaaagttagagtgtcagtcctcttctacttaagtcggcattgtgccttttgtattaaattccgatgcaatttcagtgtctcatcgtcaataagaaggtgcaaggtataaagtaaaacctgaagtgaagcatcggaatcaaaaacatgtcccacaggagaggttcaaatcaaagaaagtgagagtgtcagtcctcttgtacttaagtcggcattgtgccatttgtattaaattcggatgcaatttctgtgtttcatcgtcaataagaaggtccaagggatacagaaaacctgaagtgaagcatcggaatctaaaactggactcacaggagaggtttaaaatcatagatagtgagagtgtcagtcttcttgtaattaagtcggcattatgccatttgtattaaattcagatacaatttccgtgtttcatcgtcaataagaaggtccaagggatacaggaaacctgaagtgaagcatcggaatccaaaactggactcacaggagaagttcaaatcatagaaaggttgagactcactcctcttgtacttacgtcggtattgtgccttttgtattgaatttcggatgccatttctttgtttcatcgtcaataagaaagtcgaagggagacagtaaacctgaagtgaagcatcggaatctgaaactggactcacaggagaggttcaaattatagaaagttagaatgtcagtcctcttgtacttaattcggcattgtgtgttttgtattaaattcggatgcaattcctgtgtttcatcgtgaataaggaggtgcaaggtatacagtaaacctgaagtgaagcaacggaatctaaaactggactcacaggagtggttcaaatcatagaaaccgagagtgtcagtcctcttgtacttaagtcgacatcgtgccatttgtattaaattgggatgcaatttctgtgtttcatcttcaataagacggtccaatctatacagtaaacctgaagtgaagcatcggaatctaaaactggactcacaggagaggttcaaatcatagaaagttagagtgtcactcctattgtacttaagtcggtattgtgccttttgtattaaattcggatgcaatttctgtggttcgtcgtcaataagaatatccaagggatacagtaaacctgaattaaagcatcggaatctaaaactggatgcacaggagaggttcaaatcatagaaagttagaatgtcagtcctcttgtacttcagtcggcattgtgcgttttgaatttaattccgatgtaattctgtgcttcatcgtcaataagaaggtccaaaggatacagaaaacctgaagtgaagcatcggaattaaaactagatttacaggagaggttcaaatcaaagaaagtgagagagtcagtccacttgtacttaagtcggcattgtgcctttgaattaattccgatgcaatttctgtgtttttatcgtcaataagaacgcccaagggatacagtaaaccagaagtgaagcaacggaatctaaaactggactcacaggagaggttcaaatcatagaaagtgagagtgtcagtcctcttttacttaagtcggaattgtgctttttgaatttaattccgatgcaatttctgtgtgtcaacgtcaataagaaggtcaaagggatacatgtaaacctgaagtgatgcatcggaatctaaaactggactcacaggattggttcaaatcatacaaagttagagtgtcagtcctcttttacttaagtcagcattatgccttttgtattgaattccgatgcaatttctgtgtttcatcgtcaataagaaggtgcaaggtatacagtaaacctgatgtgaagcatcggaatctctgaaactggactcacatcagaggttcaaatcatagaaagtgagagtgtcagtcctcttgtacttaagtcggcattgtgccatttatattaaagttcggatgcaatttctgtgtttcatcgtcaataagaaggtccaagggatacagttaacctgaagtgaagcatcggaatctaaaactggactcacagaagaggttcatatcatagaaagttagaatgtcagtcctcttgtacttgagtcggcattgtgcgttttgaatttaattccgatgcaatttctgtgtttcatcgtcaatatgaaggtgcaaggcatacagtaaacctgaagtgaagcatcggaatctaaaactggactcacaggagaggtgaaaatcatagaaagtgagagtgtcagtcctcttgaacttacgtcggcattgtgcctattgtattgaataccgatgcaatttctgtgtttcatcgtcaataagaaggtacaagggatacagtatacctgaagttaagcatcggaatctaaaactggactcacaggagaggttcaaatcaaagaaagtgagagtatcagtcctcttgtacttaagtcggcattgtgcctttgaatttaattccgatgcaaattcagtgttttatcgtcaatacgaacgtccaagggatacagtaaacctgaagtgaagcaacggaatctaaaactggactcacaggagaggttcaaatcatagaaagtgagagtgtcagtcctctttacttaagtcaggaattgtgccttttgaatgtaattccgatgcaatttctgggtgtcatcgtcaataagaaggtcaaagggatacagtaaacctgaagtgaagcatcggaatctaaatctggcctcacaggagaagttcaaatcatagaacgttagagtgtcagtcctgtttgtacttatgtaggcattgtgccttttgtattaaattcagatgcaatttctgtgtttcaccgtcaataagaaagtccaagggatacagtaaacctgaagtgaagcatcggaatctaaaactggactcacaggagaggttcaaatcatagagagttagagtgtcactcctcttgtacttaagtcggtattgtgcgttttgtattaaattcggatgcaatatctgtgtttcatcgtcaataaggaggtgcaatgcatacagtagacctgaagtgaagcatcggaatctaaaactggactcacaggagacgttcaatcatagaaagttagagtgtcattcctcttgtacttaagtcgcattgtgccttttgaagttaattccgacgcaatttctttgtttcatcgtcaataagaaggtgcaaggtatacagtaacctgaagtgaagcatcggaatctaaaactggactcacaggagaggttcgaaacatggaaagtgagagtgtcagtcctcttatacttaagtcggcattgtgcttttgaatttaattccgatgcaattttctgtgtttcatcgtcaataagaaggttccaagggatacagtaaacctgacgtgaagcatcggaatctaaaaactggactcacaggaggggttcaaatcatagaaagtgagagtgtcagtccctcttttactta harbors:
- the LOC124734522 gene encoding uncharacterized protein LOC124734522; translated protein: MNYSHKHSLPVAVLSAIKPTFRCLAEPDLLRKCVHGKTQNPNESYNSLIWKRCPKTTFVSTIIVEIAAYDACLVFNNGNLGRIKTLQRLGFHPGAFTYSILKDIDDKRVAAADITANKIEQQVNQRRQAKKRLLADEEEYAYGLH